In the Elizabethkingia bruuniana genome, TTTTTTACATTCAATAAGAAGTATTTGTCAAACAAAAAAGATATACTCCCTTCTTTTACTTTCTTATTCTCTTTTGTTTTTAAATTAAATAGAAAAAACTGGGTATTGTTTTTGTCCACAATGGCATAGTCTCCATAAATAGTGATATGCGAATATTCCAATGGCAGAACTTCTTTTCCTTCGGAATCTATTAGCCCTTCTTTATCTATATTTCTGTCCAGGCTTACAAAATAATCGTTACTTGCTTCAGTATTGATTAGCTCATATTTTGATTTTAAAAGAATCTTATTCTCTTTATCAACTAAAAAATATTGATTTCTGCCAACTTCCACGCAAGACTTCTCCTTTGTAAAATATGAATTTCTTTGATATACAAAATCAGAAACAAATCCTTTTTCAGGATTGTAAATAGCCCATTTATTGTTCTTTTTTACAAAAAACATGCTTTCCCCGGCATATTCAATAGAGTCGTAAAGGAAATCTAATTCATACTTGTCGCTAAGATAATTGACTAATCCAAACTTTTTATTTTTGGAGACTACCAGGTAACCATTCTCACTATTCCAGGATAAACCAAAATCATAATTGTCCAAAGGAATTTTATAATCCCCTTTGAAATCTATCAATCCGACTTTTCTATTATTATTATTTTCCCCGGTATAATGAAAAAAATATCCTTTTCTAAAGGGTACTAAATATCCATTTACAGGCTGCAGTGTTACAGTTCCGGTAGAATCTATAATCCCTGAAAGACTTGCTTTTTTGAAAACAGCATATCCTCCTTCAAACCGTTCAATATCGAGTTTTAATTTATCTCTTAAATCATATTGCAACTTCAGATCGCTTTGGGAAAATCCAATCAACCAAAAGAATGCTGAAATAAAAGATAAATTCTTTCTCACATTTACACTGAATTATTTACAATCAGAACAATTTCTCCTTTTAGCGTTTTACTCTTAGAAAACTCTATTAATTCATCAATCGTTCCGCGTTTAGTTTCCTCAAATTTTTTAGAAATTTCACGGCTTAGACTTACCTGCGTCTGTTCTCCGAAGAATTCCTTTATCTGCTCCAGTGTGGTATTAATCTTATGGGGGCTTTCATAAAGAACAATTGTTTTCTTCTCTTCAGCCAGTTGCTTTAGTTTCGTCTGACGCCCTTTTTTCTGTGGCAAAAACCCAGCGAAATAGAAATCGTGATTAGGAAGTCCTGAAACCACTAAAGCAGGAACAAAAGCTGTCGCTCCGGGAAGACAGATCATTTCAATATCATTATCCCGACCTGCTTTTGCCAGAAGATAACCAGGATCCGATATTCCTGGAGTCCCGGCATCAGTAATAATGGCTATATCCTGTCCATTTTTAAGATCCTGAACAACTTTCTCCGTAGCCTGATGTTCGTTATGCAAATGATATGATTTCAGCGGCTTCGATATCTCATAATGTTTAAGAAGAATCCCTGAAGTACGGGTATCTTCGCAAAGTATATAATCGACTTCTTTTAGAACTTTTATTGCTCTGAAAGTCATATCTTCCAGATTACCTACTGGTGTTGGTACAAAGTATAATATGCCACTCATTATCTAAAACGGCTTTCTACTAGTGACCATAATCTTTGTGCATACTCGTCTACCGGCTTCCAATCTCTGTCATAATACAGATCGCTAAGATATTCTTTTGCATCATCTAAATTCCGGGCTTCATTTAATCTTTCTAATACGTATTTCATTTCTACTTCGTCGTTGTTGAATAATTTTTTCAGGAATGCCATTCTGTCGTTCAAGTCTAGTCTGAATTGTCCAGTTTGTACCGAAGTATTAGCATTTGTTGGTGTAAATGCAGGACTTTCTTCTGTATTTACATATTCATTTACCTTTTCAGGTACCTCATTATTTTCTGTAATATTTGTTATTTCTTCTCTGGAAATTGGTTTCAATCCCTTAATGGAAGCCAGCTTCACTTTATGAGCAGCTTCTTCATCCAAGTGTGTGGAACCTTCCTCTTCCCTTACAAATAATTCTTTAATCTGATATTCCGGTTCTTTTGCAACTTCTTTTTCCTCGTCAGCATGCTCTTCTTCAGTTGAAACAGTCTCCTCTACGGCCTCTGTTTCATTCACCTCTTCTTCTGCTGCTGCTGGTGATGATGCTGCTGATATTGTTTCTTCGGTAATTACAGGTTCTGCTTCAGTCTCAGTTATTGATGCTTCTTCCTTAGGTTCTTCAGAGATTTCTTCAGTTTCAGCAACTGGTTCAGTTTGTTCCTCTTCTGCAACTATCTCTTCAGGTGCTTCATAGTGATCTTCTTCCAAAGTATTTACATATTCTTCTTCCTCAGAATAATCATTTTCTATAATATTTTCTGTTTTCGGAATAACAGCATTTGCCTTTTCTGTTGGTATTTCTTCGTCAGTAATCTCAGCAATTTCTGTGGAAGCTTCATCTTTAGCAAGATCTTCTTCAAATTCAGCTTCTACCTCTCTTTCTTTTTCAAGAGCCTCTTCAGATTTATCATGAGTAGGATTAGCCTCAATCATAGCATCCAATTCATTTTTTCTCTGATGGATATCAATACTTTCTACTTCCAGCATTTTCAGAAAAGCTACTTTTTCATATAGCTCCTGAACTTTCTGATAATTAGTAATTAATCCTGCCGTTGATTCAACAGAAGCGATATCAGAGGCAATTTTTTTTACGTCTTCAAGGATCCTGTCCTGAATGTCATGAGAGTTTTGCATCATTATTTTATGTAATTTTGATGTGGAATAATATGTGCTAAGTTAACAAATGTTTTTAGAAAATACAATTAACCACGCCAAGCAAAGCGGGTGGATGGAAGTGATATGTGGCTCAATGTTTTCCGGTAAAACGGAAGAGCTAATTAGGCGTCTGCGCAGAGCAGAAATGGCAGGTCAGCAAGTAGAAATTTTTAAACCAAAAATTGATGTTCGTTACTCCGATGAAGATATCGTTTCGCATAACGATAATAAGATCCGGAGTACAGCTGTTGATACTCCTAATGAAATTCTGTTACTGGGATCCAATTGTGATGTTGTGGGTATTGATGAAGCGCAATTTTTTGATGAAAGCATTGTAGAAGTTGCCAATCAGTTAGCCAATAGCGGAACAAGGGTCGTTATTGCCGGGCTGGATATGGACTTTATGGGTCGTCCTTTTGGTCCTATGCCTAATCTTATGGCAACAGCCGAATATGTTACAAAAGTTCACGCTATTTGTAAAAGAACAGGAAATTTAGCCAATTATTCATTAAGAACATCTGCCAGCAAAGATTTGGTTCAGCTAGGAGAAACAGACAGCTATGAAGCTGTTAGCCGCCGTATCTTTTGGGAAGAGATGCAAAAGCAAGAGAAAAATAAATGAAATATACTGCACAGGAGTTAGCTTCAATGACCAACTCCCGGATTACCGGAAATAAAAATGAAGTTGTTGAACAATTGATTTTCGACAGCAGGCTTATTTTTTCTTCAAAAAATAATGCCTTCATTGCTCTGAAGACTCAGAAAAATAATGGTTCCAAATATATTAAAGAAGCTATAGAGAAAGGAATAAAAGTAATTATAGCCGATGAAATATATGAATCTTCCGGACAGGATATAACCTGGATCATAACTTCTGATACGCAGAATTTTCTTAGACAGTTAGCTCATCATCATTTACAAAATCTAAATATTAAAACCATTGGTATTACCGGAAGTAATGGTAAGACTATTGTAAAAGAATGGCTATATCAATGTTTATGGGATGAAATGAGAGTTGTAAAAAGTCCAAAAAGTTATAACTCCCAGATAGGACTTCCTCTATCTATACTGCAGGCTAATAATGATGATGAACTGGGAATTTTTGAAGTTGGAATTTCCAAGCCTCACGAAATGGAAAAACAATCTGAAGTGTTTTCACCTCAGATTGGAGTATTCACACATCTTGGTTCGGCACATTCAGAATATTTTGAAAATGAAGAACAGCTTCTGAATGAAAAGCTAAAGCTTTTTGAAAAATCAGAAGTTATTATTTATAACGGGGATCATCCTTTGGTAAAATCCAAAATACAGAGTTTATATAGCAATAAAACCTTGATTTCTTACGGGTTAGATACATCAAATGATATTTTAATTGAAAGCCCTATAGATCAAGAAGAGGCCTTTAATATCAAGGTTTTGGATGGTCATATTCAGATTCCTTTTACCAATCGGGATCAGGCTACTCTGCACAATGCATTAGCCGTTATTGCAGTTCTTAACTTTCTAAAAATCACACATTCAAAAATTGTAGAAAAAATCAACAATTTGCAGGCTGTGGAGATGCGTATGGAAAGCATTAAAGGAGAAAGAGACAATCTTATTATTAATGACTCTTATAATCTGGATCTTGACTCTTTGAAAATAGCATTGAGTACATTAAACCAGTATGGAAATAAATCACAAAAGATATTGGTACTTACAGATATACATGATGTAAAAGATCATTCTGAACATTTGTATCATACCGTTGCAAATTTAGTTAACGAACATTCGTTAGGTAAAATATACCTGATAGGAACTGAAATAACAAAGTTTGCTCATCTATTTAATTCTAAAACTTATTCTTTCGATAACATTCAGGAATTAATTGAAGATCAGGAATTTAATAGTATTGAAAATTCATTAATTTTATTGAAAGGAGCCCGTAAATTTGAGCTTGAGAATCTAAAAAAAGAATTAGAGCTTCAGTCTCATGATACTGTTCTGGAAGTAAATCTAAATGC is a window encoding:
- a CDS encoding bifunctional UDP-N-acetylmuramoyl-tripeptide:D-alanyl-D-alanine ligase/alanine racemase translates to MKYTAQELASMTNSRITGNKNEVVEQLIFDSRLIFSSKNNAFIALKTQKNNGSKYIKEAIEKGIKVIIADEIYESSGQDITWIITSDTQNFLRQLAHHHLQNLNIKTIGITGSNGKTIVKEWLYQCLWDEMRVVKSPKSYNSQIGLPLSILQANNDDELGIFEVGISKPHEMEKQSEVFSPQIGVFTHLGSAHSEYFENEEQLLNEKLKLFEKSEVIIYNGDHPLVKSKIQSLYSNKTLISYGLDTSNDILIESPIDQEEAFNIKVLDGHIQIPFTNRDQATLHNALAVIAVLNFLKITHSKIVEKINNLQAVEMRMESIKGERDNLIINDSYNLDLDSLKIALSTLNQYGNKSQKILVLTDIHDVKDHSEHLYHTVANLVNEHSLGKIYLIGTEITKFAHLFNSKTYSFDNIQELIEDQEFNSIENSLILLKGARKFELENLKKELELQSHDTVLEVNLNAILHNINVHRSFLKPETKMMAMVKAYSYGLGGYEIAEFLQHHNINYLGVAYADEGVDLRKNKVTLPIMVMNPELNSYDTIIDYQLEPEIYSFKVLDLFLKALRKKGIHERYPIHIKLETGMHRLGFRREDLDELLLKIKENNLRIASIFTHLSSADDPEEREYTLAQIDLYTNNSDYILARTEDKPLRHCLNSPGITNYTEYQFDMVRIGIGMIGYTTNPAIQPLLQSAVCFKTVITQISPLHPGESLGYNRRFKATNDTNIATIAVGYADGIPRLLSNGKGFVGIKGKLYPIQGNVCMDMLMVDIGNDPIEEGDDVIIFNGNPSLEKFAEYCQTIPYEVLTSVSRRVKRIYIKD
- a CDS encoding WG repeat-containing protein, yielding MRKNLSFISAFFWLIGFSQSDLKLQYDLRDKLKLDIERFEGGYAVFKKASLSGIIDSTGTVTLQPVNGYLVPFRKGYFFHYTGENNNNRKVGLIDFKGDYKIPLDNYDFGLSWNSENGYLVVSKNKKFGLVNYLSDKYELDFLYDSIEYAGESMFFVKKNNKWAIYNPEKGFVSDFVYQRNSYFTKEKSCVEVGRNQYFLVDKENKILLKSKYELINTEASNDYFVSLDRNIDKEGLIDSEGKEVLPLEYSHITIYGDYAIVDKNNTQFFLFNLKTKENKKVKEGSISFLFDKYFLLNVKNQEFIIDDSLNKIVNESFDRVTFISTDKLQYLITEKNKINNLLNKDFQQIFPDGFTIYALDENQLVIKNKNGYQRLEWDTWKTESLNFDEILPTSDPFFFRAQKNIGLIAKKGGKYGFIEPSGKEILPFIYEEIAGFRNNKAFVVKLNGKYGLINNKNEIIRPFVYDSYGFSKEYMYLSDKGKKEIISTLN
- a CDS encoding thymidine kinase, with translation MFLENTINHAKQSGWMEVICGSMFSGKTEELIRRLRRAEMAGQQVEIFKPKIDVRYSDEDIVSHNDNKIRSTAVDTPNEILLLGSNCDVVGIDEAQFFDESIVEVANQLANSGTRVVIAGLDMDFMGRPFGPMPNLMATAEYVTKVHAICKRTGNLANYSLRTSASKDLVQLGETDSYEAVSRRIFWEEMQKQEKNK
- the rsmI gene encoding 16S rRNA (cytidine(1402)-2'-O)-methyltransferase; amino-acid sequence: MSGILYFVPTPVGNLEDMTFRAIKVLKEVDYILCEDTRTSGILLKHYEISKPLKSYHLHNEHQATEKVVQDLKNGQDIAIITDAGTPGISDPGYLLAKAGRDNDIEMICLPGATAFVPALVVSGLPNHDFYFAGFLPQKKGRQTKLKQLAEEKKTIVLYESPHKINTTLEQIKEFFGEQTQVSLSREISKKFEETKRGTIDELIEFSKSKTLKGEIVLIVNNSV